A region from the Paenarthrobacter aurescens genome encodes:
- a CDS encoding DUF6707 family protein produces the protein MTHSPATQQYMEKQAGDLQPGDFVFPPGDGPAEEISTIEVQNDDFGVAALLLVTMVDGGTVRIAVGSSVPVGDGVAAGSGDASDPGNPDSSTPAEPDAEAQAGPAVVVPPRPETPPAHIGPSAEELALIPEPDGTPEAVVRAAAADHKGKNGVQVLSERLAKGINTKSGSCLRDLSDLAFDLCIVLRDPDHALAVADLLNVLPFDGNLDRWASIERALALSSFICREAGQSERAAVYEKLLRAPESQEEDPFKARINARVRQRSLNEPNLYDKEIFRAIDNGNHEAEREWRFLRLEALMFLRAHGGSKTIGEEELARRIGNELESVRA, from the coding sequence ATGACTCACAGCCCAGCCACACAGCAGTACATGGAAAAGCAGGCTGGGGACCTGCAGCCCGGAGATTTTGTGTTCCCGCCCGGTGACGGGCCGGCCGAGGAAATCAGCACCATCGAAGTGCAGAACGACGACTTCGGCGTGGCGGCGTTACTGCTGGTGACCATGGTCGACGGCGGCACGGTGCGGATCGCTGTCGGGTCCAGTGTTCCTGTGGGCGACGGCGTTGCGGCCGGCTCTGGTGATGCTTCTGACCCCGGCAACCCTGACTCCAGCACGCCCGCGGAACCCGACGCCGAAGCGCAAGCCGGTCCCGCCGTCGTCGTGCCTCCCCGCCCGGAGACACCCCCGGCGCATATCGGCCCCAGTGCCGAAGAACTGGCCCTCATCCCGGAGCCGGACGGCACCCCGGAAGCCGTGGTGCGCGCCGCGGCTGCCGACCACAAGGGCAAGAACGGCGTGCAGGTACTGTCCGAACGGCTGGCGAAGGGCATCAACACCAAGTCCGGAAGCTGCCTCCGCGACCTCAGCGACCTCGCGTTCGATCTGTGCATTGTGCTGCGGGATCCGGATCACGCGTTGGCTGTTGCTGACCTCCTGAACGTTCTGCCCTTTGACGGAAACCTGGACCGGTGGGCGTCCATTGAACGGGCGCTGGCGCTGTCCAGTTTCATCTGCCGCGAGGCCGGACAAAGTGAACGTGCAGCGGTCTACGAGAAACTGCTGCGCGCCCCCGAGTCCCAGGAAGAGGATCCGTTCAAGGCCCGGATCAATGCCCGGGTACGCCAGCGCTCACTCAACGAACCCAACTTGTACGACAAGGAAATCTTCCGCGCGATCGACAACGGCAACCACGAAGCCGAACGCGAATGGCGTTTCCTGCGCCTCGAGGCGCTGATGTTCCTGCGTGCCCACGGCGGTTCGAAGACCATCGGCGAAGAAGAGTTGGCGCGCCGGATCGGCAATGAACTGGAATCGGTGCGCGCCTAG
- a CDS encoding NUDIX hydrolase family protein, translated as MSVRTPDPYPGWLSDEDLFEARGRLPMVYVEAVPVRLDPLGYVNEVGTLLQGDADGNMVRYLVSGRVLYRETIRAALLRHMEKDLGPLAFPQLPISPVPFTVAEYFPAPSQTGFTDDRQHAVSLAYIIPVTGECEPRQDALELTWMTPQEVLSENVQQEFDGGRGNLVRQALAFSGIVL; from the coding sequence ATGAGCGTACGTACACCCGACCCGTATCCAGGCTGGCTTTCAGATGAGGACCTCTTCGAAGCCCGCGGCCGACTCCCCATGGTTTACGTGGAGGCCGTTCCGGTCAGGCTGGACCCGCTCGGCTATGTCAACGAGGTAGGCACCCTCCTGCAGGGCGACGCTGACGGGAACATGGTCCGCTACCTCGTCTCCGGCCGCGTTCTCTACCGCGAGACCATCCGCGCTGCCCTCCTGCGGCACATGGAAAAGGACCTCGGTCCCCTGGCGTTCCCGCAGCTGCCCATCAGCCCCGTCCCTTTCACGGTGGCCGAATACTTCCCCGCTCCATCGCAAACAGGTTTCACCGATGACCGTCAACACGCGGTGTCGCTGGCGTACATCATTCCTGTGACCGGCGAATGCGAACCCCGCCAGGACGCCCTGGAACTTACGTGGATGACGCCCCAAGAGGTGCTGAGCGAGAACGTGCAGCAGGAATTCGACGGCGGCCGCGGGAACCTCGTCCGGCAAGCGCTGGCTTTCTCGGGCATCGTTCTCTAG
- a CDS encoding RraA family protein: MSPTLLQDLSDVSYPTIGHFLEDGFVSPAIQSLLANVKIAGPAVTVRIADHDAIAMNHALLALRPGDVLVVDMGGDHQHAPVGAVTAAAALAQGAAGVVVDGVATDVLELRETGLPVFARGTSCLTTKRLYGTGSAVNVPVHCGGVQVNPGHLVLGDDNGLIILSPEAAGNVLEKALGSDAAEPAILARITSGEPLESILAL; this comes from the coding sequence GTGAGCCCAACACTCCTGCAGGACCTGAGCGATGTCAGCTACCCCACCATCGGGCACTTCCTTGAGGATGGCTTCGTCTCCCCCGCCATCCAGTCGTTGCTGGCAAACGTGAAAATTGCCGGCCCCGCCGTCACAGTCCGCATCGCAGACCACGACGCCATTGCCATGAACCACGCACTCTTGGCACTCCGTCCCGGCGATGTGCTGGTGGTGGACATGGGCGGCGACCACCAGCATGCGCCCGTGGGGGCCGTCACGGCGGCCGCAGCGCTCGCCCAAGGAGCAGCCGGCGTGGTGGTTGATGGCGTGGCCACCGACGTCCTGGAACTCCGCGAGACCGGCCTGCCCGTGTTCGCCCGCGGAACATCGTGCCTGACCACCAAGCGCCTGTACGGAACCGGCTCCGCCGTCAATGTCCCGGTGCACTGCGGAGGCGTGCAGGTCAACCCCGGACACCTGGTCCTGGGCGACGATAACGGGCTGATCATCCTCTCCCCCGAAGCGGCAGGCAACGTGCTGGAAAAAGCGCTCGGATCCGACGCGGCGGAGCCCGCGATCCTTGCCCGCATAACATCCGGGGAGCCGCTCGAGTCCATTCTGGCCCTCTAA
- a CDS encoding RidA family protein, translating into MNPRTIERLAGIPGQAPAVGPFSPAVIANGFVFTSGQIPAITGLDHQPDTFEGQVRQTIQNLAGVLEAAGSSLEHVVKVNTYLTSQDQLEEYNRVYVEYFGTAKPARTTVCVSLWGVSLEIECIAVLAQKVPAQKPEVTP; encoded by the coding sequence GTGAACCCACGCACCATCGAGCGCCTGGCCGGCATCCCCGGCCAGGCGCCCGCCGTCGGGCCCTTTTCCCCGGCGGTCATTGCCAACGGTTTTGTCTTCACCTCCGGCCAGATCCCCGCGATCACCGGACTGGACCATCAGCCGGACACCTTTGAAGGGCAAGTCCGGCAAACCATCCAGAACCTCGCGGGAGTGTTGGAAGCCGCAGGTTCCAGCCTTGAACACGTGGTCAAGGTCAACACCTACCTGACTAGCCAGGACCAGCTCGAGGAGTACAACCGCGTGTATGTGGAGTACTTCGGCACCGCCAAACCGGCTCGGACTACCGTATGCGTGAGCCTTTGGGGCGTGTCCCTGGAAATCGAATGCATAGCTGTCCTTGCCCAGAAGGTCCCCGCACAGAAACCGGAGGTAACCCCGTGA
- a CDS encoding MFS transporter, whose amino-acid sequence MAPTVDTSSASTARLDLTKMRKIALASVIGTTVEWYDLFVFGTASALVFNKIFFPSFDPIVGTMLAFGTFASAYIARMLGAIIFGHFGDRLGRKSMLLVSLLTMGAATFAIGLLPDYNSIGIMAPLLLLFLRVIQGLALGGEWGGAVLMTVEHAPPSRRGFYGSLVQVGVPAGTLIANVAFLIVASTVSTEALYSWGWRIPFLASVLLVTVGIYIRLNIEETPSFQAVKTAGAKAKMPFAALMAKYWKQVVLGGVATLSTGSTFTLLVASGVSYGKKELGHSESLMLWVVLASCILGLFLIPFFGKLSDKFGRKPIIFAGVAAEALLAFPMFWLMDTKSVALLFVAYLAMMTAFCANYGPIATFLAELFGSKVRYSGLSVAYMLSGLLGSAATPFVTTWLLGMTGQSSSIAWYIMAAAGLSLVALFLLTETRYGNIDAVDEAPAEAATETAAAK is encoded by the coding sequence ATGGCCCCCACGGTAGATACTTCCTCCGCATCCACAGCCAGGTTGGACCTGACCAAGATGCGCAAGATTGCCCTTGCCAGCGTTATTGGCACCACCGTCGAGTGGTACGACCTTTTCGTGTTCGGAACAGCGTCGGCCCTCGTCTTCAACAAGATCTTCTTCCCCAGCTTTGATCCAATCGTCGGCACCATGCTGGCCTTCGGCACGTTCGCTTCCGCCTACATTGCCCGCATGTTGGGCGCAATCATCTTCGGCCACTTCGGTGACCGGCTGGGGCGCAAATCCATGCTGCTGGTCTCCCTCCTGACCATGGGAGCGGCAACCTTCGCCATTGGCCTGCTGCCGGACTACAACAGCATCGGCATCATGGCGCCACTTCTGTTGCTCTTCCTCCGCGTCATCCAAGGCCTGGCCCTCGGCGGCGAATGGGGCGGCGCCGTGCTCATGACCGTCGAACACGCCCCTCCATCGCGTCGCGGCTTCTATGGTTCACTGGTGCAGGTTGGCGTTCCCGCAGGCACACTGATAGCCAATGTGGCCTTCCTGATTGTGGCCTCCACAGTCAGCACCGAAGCTCTGTATTCGTGGGGCTGGCGTATCCCGTTCCTCGCCTCAGTCCTCTTGGTCACGGTGGGCATCTACATTCGCCTGAACATTGAAGAAACCCCGTCATTCCAGGCAGTCAAGACCGCCGGGGCCAAGGCCAAGATGCCGTTCGCAGCATTGATGGCCAAGTACTGGAAGCAGGTTGTCCTGGGCGGCGTAGCTACCCTGTCCACTGGCAGCACGTTCACCCTGCTGGTGGCCTCCGGCGTCTCCTACGGCAAGAAGGAACTCGGCCACTCCGAAAGCCTGATGCTCTGGGTGGTCTTGGCGTCCTGCATCCTGGGACTGTTCCTCATCCCGTTCTTCGGCAAGCTCTCCGACAAGTTTGGCCGCAAGCCCATCATCTTCGCCGGCGTAGCAGCCGAGGCGCTACTCGCGTTCCCCATGTTCTGGCTCATGGACACTAAATCGGTGGCACTGCTGTTCGTCGCCTACCTGGCCATGATGACCGCGTTCTGCGCCAACTACGGACCCATCGCCACGTTCCTTGCCGAGCTCTTCGGATCCAAGGTCCGCTACTCCGGCCTGTCCGTGGCTTACATGCTGTCGGGCCTCCTGGGCAGCGCCGCCACCCCGTTCGTCACCACATGGCTTCTGGGAATGACGGGCCAGAGTTCCTCGATCGCCTGGTACATCATGGCCGCAGCCGGCCTGTCCTTGGTGGCTCTCTTCCTGCTGACCGAAACCCGGTACGGCAACATTGACGCCGTCGATGAGGCACCCGCAGAAGCAGCAACGGAAACCGCGGCAGCCAAGTGA
- a CDS encoding CdaR family transcriptional regulator produces the protein MHNSETSGHSVRWAELVDELEGRLDTLAQAFTTRVREIPEYGESQVTVLEIQETARETFRRLISGLRNGKTDSRDGLLDFASDLGSKRARAGIPPESLTSAVRLDFSILWAELLEIAHTEDAALLATRVDQVWSVVDEFATRTHTSYLTERVKMAQEESSIQREFIARLFNQSSPSLETSSQVAAALGINPEQRFALVAASGEPGARLRAATSQFGSGQHTRQRLFLHESGGNTYVFWALPAVRTRGAEPLGETRSPEAEGRQLPPGVVDVPCGYVPEVLGLRALPGAARTAESLAALLRPRDSGPLSADSAWARLAQQNLQDAGLDLAAELEEALAECRGGERERLLETVRNYLVTGNVTVTSEQLFCHRNTILNRLNRFQELTGIDLAVPAKTARLVVAWA, from the coding sequence ATGCACAATTCCGAAACATCCGGGCATTCCGTTCGCTGGGCCGAGTTGGTGGACGAGCTTGAAGGCAGGCTGGACACCCTGGCCCAGGCCTTCACCACCAGGGTCCGGGAAATCCCCGAATACGGCGAAAGCCAAGTGACGGTCCTGGAAATTCAGGAGACCGCACGGGAGACCTTCAGGCGACTGATCAGCGGCCTCCGGAACGGCAAGACGGACAGCCGCGATGGCCTGCTCGACTTCGCCTCAGACCTCGGCTCCAAGCGCGCCCGGGCCGGCATCCCTCCGGAATCCCTCACCTCTGCTGTTCGCCTGGACTTCAGCATCCTCTGGGCCGAATTGCTGGAGATCGCCCACACCGAGGATGCCGCGCTGCTGGCCACCCGGGTGGACCAGGTGTGGAGCGTCGTGGACGAGTTCGCCACCCGGACGCACACCAGTTACCTGACCGAGCGTGTCAAGATGGCGCAGGAAGAATCCAGTATCCAACGGGAGTTCATCGCACGCCTGTTCAACCAGAGCAGCCCATCCTTGGAAACCTCCTCCCAGGTAGCTGCGGCACTGGGCATCAACCCCGAGCAACGCTTCGCCTTGGTAGCGGCCAGCGGCGAACCGGGGGCACGGCTGCGAGCAGCTACGTCCCAGTTCGGATCGGGGCAGCACACCCGGCAACGCTTGTTCCTGCACGAGTCCGGCGGCAACACGTACGTTTTCTGGGCGCTGCCAGCTGTTCGGACGCGGGGTGCTGAGCCCCTTGGCGAGACGCGCAGCCCTGAAGCCGAAGGCCGGCAGTTGCCGCCCGGCGTCGTCGATGTCCCGTGTGGCTACGTGCCCGAGGTCCTTGGACTGCGGGCCCTTCCAGGGGCCGCCCGCACCGCCGAGAGCCTCGCCGCTCTGCTGCGGCCACGCGACTCTGGACCCTTGTCAGCTGATTCAGCCTGGGCGCGGCTGGCCCAGCAAAACCTGCAAGACGCAGGCCTGGACCTCGCCGCGGAACTCGAAGAGGCCCTGGCCGAGTGCCGTGGCGGCGAGCGCGAACGCCTGCTGGAAACGGTCCGGAACTACCTGGTCACCGGCAATGTCACCGTCACGTCCGAGCAGTTGTTTTGCCACCGCAACACCATCCTCAACCGGCTCAACCGCTTCCAGGAGCTGACGGGAATCGACCTCGCCGTCCCAGCAAAAACGGCACGGCTGGTGGTGGCGTGGGCCTAG
- a CDS encoding MFS transporter yields MASTVSGATDASPTAARVVDESVTKKVALAALVGTALEWYDFFLFTTAAALVFNAQFFVSQDPFVAAMGSFATLAVGFVARPIGGFIFGALGDKVGRKKILMVTIVGIGIVTGLIGLLPNYMTIGLAAPILLVALRIVQGLAVGGEWSGAVIIAVENAPVEKRARYAALPQIGSPIGTILSSGGFFGMLFLVGQSNFDAWGWRIPFIAAIPLLAISLWIRSRLSESPEFEALMESGETEHAPIRGVLKNSWRQILVGMCSALLGIGGFYLITSFVVFYGTKVLKLPSELLLLGTLLAAALEIGALIWAGRLGEKFGASKVILWGGVASAIIAVPVFLAIDSRNPVLVVLGMMIGVAVLSIPYAVSGTALTALFATKVRYTGVAITSNTAGVISGFVPLIATALVAANNSFWPGAIILLVVSVLTALSGLFLPALSIKEEGMKH; encoded by the coding sequence ATGGCAAGCACCGTCAGCGGAGCCACGGACGCCAGTCCCACGGCAGCACGCGTCGTCGATGAAAGCGTCACCAAGAAGGTGGCCCTGGCCGCCCTCGTAGGGACGGCGCTGGAATGGTACGACTTCTTCCTTTTCACCACAGCCGCTGCGCTGGTGTTCAACGCACAGTTCTTCGTGTCCCAGGACCCCTTCGTGGCGGCCATGGGATCCTTCGCCACTCTCGCGGTGGGCTTCGTTGCCCGCCCGATCGGTGGCTTCATCTTCGGTGCCCTTGGAGACAAGGTTGGCCGCAAGAAGATCCTCATGGTCACCATCGTGGGCATCGGTATTGTCACCGGCCTCATCGGTCTCCTGCCGAACTACATGACCATCGGCCTGGCAGCTCCCATCCTGCTGGTTGCCTTGCGCATCGTCCAAGGCCTCGCCGTGGGTGGTGAGTGGAGCGGCGCGGTGATTATCGCCGTCGAGAATGCTCCGGTGGAGAAGCGCGCACGTTACGCCGCCCTGCCGCAGATCGGTTCCCCGATCGGCACCATCCTGTCCTCCGGTGGCTTCTTCGGCATGCTGTTCCTGGTGGGCCAGAGCAACTTTGACGCCTGGGGCTGGCGCATCCCCTTCATCGCAGCCATCCCGCTGCTTGCCATCTCCCTGTGGATCCGCAGCCGGCTCAGCGAATCACCCGAATTCGAAGCCCTCATGGAGTCCGGCGAGACCGAACACGCTCCCATCCGCGGCGTCCTGAAGAACAGCTGGCGCCAGATCCTGGTGGGCATGTGCTCGGCGTTGCTAGGCATCGGTGGCTTCTACCTCATCACCAGCTTTGTGGTCTTCTACGGCACCAAGGTCCTCAAGCTGCCCTCTGAACTCTTGCTCCTGGGCACCTTGCTTGCTGCAGCGCTGGAGATCGGCGCCCTCATCTGGGCCGGACGCCTGGGCGAGAAGTTCGGCGCCAGCAAGGTCATCCTGTGGGGCGGCGTGGCCTCGGCCATCATCGCGGTCCCGGTCTTCCTGGCCATCGACAGCCGCAACCCCGTGCTGGTTGTCCTGGGCATGATGATTGGCGTCGCAGTTCTCTCCATCCCGTACGCCGTGTCCGGCACCGCGCTGACTGCCCTGTTCGCTACGAAAGTCCGGTACACCGGCGTCGCCATCACCTCCAACACCGCAGGCGTCATCTCCGGCTTCGTGCCGCTGATCGCCACCGCGCTGGTGGCCGCCAACAACTCCTTCTGGCCGGGCGCCATCATCCTGCTGGTTGTGTCCGTACTGACCGCACTGTCCGGTCTGTTCCTCCCCGCCCTTTCCATCAAAGAAGAAGGAATGAAGCATTGA